The Oscillatoria acuminata PCC 6304 genomic interval GTATGCCGATGGTGGCCCGGTTCTCAAGCGATTCCGGCCTCGGGCGCAGGGACGGGCTTACATGATTCGCAAGCCGACCTGTCACATCACCGTTGCCGTCGCTCCCGAGCTTGACGACGAATAGAACAGCAAACGTAAACGTGCCAAGTCAGCCGCCAGTTTTACGGTTTACGAGACACGGGTTAGTTTTTACGGTAAGTAGAGGACGCACAGAACGTGGGACAGAAAATACACCCAACGGGTTTCCGGCTTGGTGTGACCAAAGAACACCGCTCCCGGTGGTTCGCGGATAGCAATCGCTACCCCGAACTTTTAGAAGAAGACTACAAAATTCGCGAGTATGTCCACAGCACCCTGAACAACGCGGGCATTTCCGACGTTCGGATCGAGCGCAAAGCCGATCAGATCGACCTGGAAGTTCGCACCGCCCGACCGGGCGTGGTTGTGGGTCGCGGTGGCAGTGGCATCGAGTCCTTACGGACTGGACTGCAAGATATGCTAGGCAGCAACCGCCAAATCCGCATCAATGTTGTGGAAGTGGCCCGAGTGGATGCCGATGCAACCTTGATTGCTGAATACATCGCCAGCCAACTCGAACGACGGGTTTCCTTCCGTCGGGTCGTGCGGCAAGCCATTCAACGGGCTCAAAAAGCCGGTGTTGAAGGCATCAAAGTCCAAGTCAGTGGACGCCTCAACGGGGCAGAAATTGCTCGGACCGAGTGGACTCGCGAAGGCAGAGTACCTCTGCATACCTTACGCGCCGATATTGATTACTCCTACCGTACCGCCAGTACCATTTATGGGATTCTCGGCGTTAAAGTGTGGACCTTCAAGGGAGAAATTATTCCCGGACAAGAACTGGAGGCCACCGCAGCAGCGAGTGCAGGTCCTCGGCCCCGAGGCGGCAAAAAACGCCGTCAGCAATTTGAAGACCGCTCCAATGAAGGGTAAGAGATTCAGCTTTTGGGAGGGAGCGAACGCTTAAACCAGCGGTGAGCCTCGTGTTAACCGCCCGCTATCGTCTCCCTGACGCGCTCTATGAACCATTACCGATTACGACATCATGTTAAGTCCTAGAAGAACGAAATTTCGCAAGCAACAGCGCGGGCGGATGCGAGGACTGGCGACTCGGGGTAATGAAATTAACTTCGGTGAATTCGCCTTACAAGCGTTAGAACCTTGTTGGATTACCTCCCGCCAAATTGAAGCCAGCCGTCGTGCCATGACCCGGTATATCCGTCGGGGTGGGAAGATCTGGATTCGCATCTTCCCAGATAAACCTGTGACCATGCGTCCGGCAGAAACCCGGATGGGTTCCGGTAAAGGGTCTCCCGAATTTTGGGTGG includes:
- the rpsC gene encoding 30S ribosomal protein S3, whose protein sequence is MGQKIHPTGFRLGVTKEHRSRWFADSNRYPELLEEDYKIREYVHSTLNNAGISDVRIERKADQIDLEVRTARPGVVVGRGGSGIESLRTGLQDMLGSNRQIRINVVEVARVDADATLIAEYIASQLERRVSFRRVVRQAIQRAQKAGVEGIKVQVSGRLNGAEIARTEWTREGRVPLHTLRADIDYSYRTASTIYGILGVKVWTFKGEIIPGQELEATAAASAGPRPRGGKKRRQQFEDRSNEG
- the rplP gene encoding 50S ribosomal protein L16; its protein translation is MLSPRRTKFRKQQRGRMRGLATRGNEINFGEFALQALEPCWITSRQIEASRRAMTRYIRRGGKIWIRIFPDKPVTMRPAETRMGSGKGSPEFWVAVVKPGRIMFEIGGVPEATAREAMRLADYKLPIKTKFITREGE